In a single window of the Terriglobus roseus genome:
- the lpxK gene encoding tetraacyldisaccharide 4'-kinase, which yields MKRPILLPLVPLYAAGVAWKSSAFDRHPDRAQRLQQPVISVGSLSAGGAGKTPFVIALGEALRRAGHGIDVLSRGYGRTSDEVLRVNPLGSAADFGDEPLLIAQRLGCPVYVARKRFDAGRWAERDRHHLREDKTLSLHLLDDGFQHRQLARAVDIVLFTADDARDTLLPAGDLREPLRALRRASIIALRADEADALRPLLDRFNKGKAVPPIWIADRAFALVEGQPASKPLAFCGIARPDGFRASLTSKHVSPADFVALRDHQAYDAPTIQRLIARAKACHANGFVTTAKDAVKLTPPLRRLLEDVGPLSVGDVRVTLRDETRCVADLIAQVQTWWSKL from the coding sequence ATGAAGCGTCCCATACTGCTGCCATTGGTTCCGCTCTACGCAGCCGGTGTCGCCTGGAAGTCAAGCGCCTTCGACCGGCATCCGGACCGTGCGCAGCGACTGCAGCAGCCGGTCATCAGCGTAGGCAGTCTTTCCGCTGGCGGAGCCGGGAAGACACCCTTCGTCATTGCACTCGGCGAGGCCCTGCGCCGCGCCGGTCATGGTATCGACGTCCTGTCGCGCGGCTACGGCCGCACGTCGGACGAGGTCCTGCGTGTGAATCCACTGGGCAGCGCGGCCGACTTTGGCGATGAGCCCTTGCTGATCGCCCAACGGCTCGGCTGCCCCGTCTATGTCGCACGCAAACGCTTCGATGCCGGCCGATGGGCGGAGCGCGATCGACACCATCTTCGCGAGGACAAGACCCTCTCGCTGCACCTGCTCGATGACGGCTTTCAGCATCGGCAACTCGCACGCGCGGTCGACATCGTGCTCTTCACCGCGGACGATGCGCGCGACACGCTGCTGCCCGCAGGTGATCTGCGCGAGCCGTTGCGTGCGCTTCGCCGTGCGTCGATCATCGCTCTGCGCGCAGATGAGGCGGATGCATTGCGGCCGTTGCTGGATCGCTTCAACAAGGGAAAAGCAGTGCCGCCAATCTGGATCGCAGATCGGGCATTCGCCTTGGTTGAGGGGCAACCAGCGAGCAAGCCTTTGGCCTTCTGTGGCATCGCTCGCCCCGATGGCTTTCGTGCTTCGCTCACGAGCAAGCATGTCTCGCCCGCAGACTTTGTTGCACTGCGCGACCATCAGGCCTATGACGCGCCGACGATTCAAAGGCTCATCGCACGTGCGAAGGCATGCCATGCCAACGGCTTCGTAACGACAGCCAAGGATGCGGTGAAGCTCACGCCGCCCTTGCGTCGCTTGCTGGAGGATGTGGGGCCGCTGTCTGTCGGCGATGTGCGAGTCACGTTGCGGGATGAAACCCGGTGCGTCGCCGATCTGATCGCGCAGGTGCAGACATGGTGGTCGAAGTTATGA